A region from the bacterium genome encodes:
- a CDS encoding DUF3090 family protein — MDGFACGTVGPTGRRVFFLQVREGDIEASLKMEKQQVAALARFLSEMLGDIERKGSADAPPDPRDADAGEADFREPEGPDWIVGTIGAAYEETNRRIILWIEELTEDDEDEAASARIALRPGQVAGFVQQANALVAAGRPPCPYCGAPLNHDDGFCPCWN; from the coding sequence GTGGACGGCTTCGCCTGCGGAACCGTCGGGCCCACAGGCCGGCGCGTCTTCTTCCTGCAGGTCCGCGAGGGCGACATCGAGGCGTCGCTGAAGATGGAGAAGCAGCAGGTGGCCGCCCTGGCGAGGTTCCTGAGTGAGATGCTCGGCGACATCGAGCGCAAGGGCAGCGCCGACGCGCCGCCGGACCCGCGGGACGCCGACGCCGGGGAGGCCGACTTCCGCGAGCCCGAGGGCCCCGACTGGATCGTCGGCACCATCGGCGCGGCCTACGAGGAGACGAACCGCCGCATCATCCTGTGGATCGAGGAACTCACCGAGGACGACGAGGACGAGGCCGCCTCGGCGCGCATCGCGCTCCGTCCCGGGCAGGTTGCCGGCTTCGTCCAGCAGGCGAACGCCCTGGTGGCCGCCGGCCGGCCGCCGTGCCCGTACTGCGGGGCGCCCCTCAATCACGACGACGGCTTCTGTCCCTGCTGGAACTGA
- a CDS encoding SCO1664 family protein, which produces MGESPIRARGPVADADAVELLATGEVRVLGRLPWSSNATFLVDVSPGEDPGAEPALQAVYKPARGERPLHDFPPGLHRREAAAYELSAALGWDLVPPTVVRDGPLGAGSLQLFVLADFEQHYFTLRERPELHPALRRLCAFDIVANATDRKGGHVLLEGGDHVWAIDNGLCFHAVFKLRTVLWDFAGDPLPGDVRDGLGVLCEDGPPEALAELLDPAECAAVAVRSETLLSDGRFPTDPSGRRWPWPVV; this is translated from the coding sequence GTGGGCGAATCCCCGATCCGCGCCAGAGGGCCCGTCGCGGACGCCGACGCCGTCGAGCTGCTAGCGACCGGCGAGGTGCGGGTGCTGGGGCGCCTGCCGTGGAGTTCCAACGCCACGTTCCTCGTGGACGTGAGCCCGGGTGAGGACCCCGGCGCCGAGCCGGCGCTGCAAGCCGTCTACAAGCCCGCCCGCGGCGAGCGGCCGTTGCACGACTTCCCTCCGGGGCTGCACAGGCGGGAGGCGGCGGCCTACGAGCTGTCGGCCGCGCTGGGCTGGGACCTGGTGCCGCCCACCGTGGTGCGCGACGGCCCCCTGGGCGCCGGGTCGCTGCAGCTGTTCGTGCTCGCCGACTTCGAGCAGCACTACTTCACGCTGCGGGAACGGCCAGAACTGCACCCCGCCCTGCGCCGGCTCTGCGCCTTCGACATCGTCGCCAACGCCACCGACCGCAAGGGCGGCCACGTGCTGCTGGAAGGCGGCGACCACGTCTGGGCCATCGACAACGGCCTCTGCTTCCACGCCGTCTTCAAGCTGCGCACCGTGCTGTGGGACTTCGCCGGGGACCCGCTGCCCGGCGACGTGCGCGACGGCTTGGGGGTGCTGTGCGAGGACGGGCCGCCGGAGGCGCTGGCCGAACTGCTGGACCCGGCGGAGTGCGCCGCCGTGGCGGTGCGATCGGAGACGCTGCTGAGCGACGGCCGCTTCCCCACCGACCCCTCCGGCAGGCGCTGGCCCTGGCCCGTGGTGTAG
- a CDS encoding SulP family inorganic anion transporter: MRNLTDKLRYSRDDLRSDVLGGITAGVVGLPLALAFGGGSGLGAVAGLYAAVSMGLFAALFGGTQTLVSGPTAPMTVAVSVIVATQVESITEVFAIAIMAGVLQVLLGALRLGRFIAYTPYSVISGFMSGVGIIIILSQTLPFGGSAVVEGGSLGAIRAWPDLLDGLNLQAVVIGAVTLAVSIIWPTRLRRWLPATLAALIAGTLLSVAWGGDTPIIGDVPQGFPTIALPAFSVDLLGRAVQPAITLALLGSINTLLTSLMADSMTRTQHDSDRELIGQGIGNVVTGFIAGMPSAGITVLTGANIRAGARTRVSAVLCAGILLAILLGLGRFLEVIPHAALAAILMRISWDIIDWRFLTRIRQIQREHLAVMVATLALTVFVDLLTAVAVGLVVAGMVGARRFELFQMDRVVSVPLLDQTFLYADVDIFDLDDDVDMFAARTGMVGLKGNFTVASSRRLIKALSQDIGEHEVVILDFSETQYIDDSAALVVEQMIDVARATDTECIVMGLHGPPAETLRSLNVLRHIPAGHIVEDLDGAREVAKRLLDA, from the coding sequence ATGCGGAACCTGACGGACAAACTCCGCTACAGCAGGGACGACCTCCGCAGCGACGTCCTCGGCGGGATCACCGCCGGCGTGGTGGGGCTGCCGCTGGCGCTGGCATTCGGCGGGGGGTCGGGGCTGGGGGCGGTGGCCGGCCTGTACGCGGCGGTGTCCATGGGGCTGTTCGCGGCGCTCTTCGGCGGCACGCAGACCCTGGTGTCGGGCCCCACGGCGCCCATGACCGTGGCGGTGTCGGTGATCGTGGCCACGCAGGTGGAGAGCATCACCGAGGTGTTCGCCATCGCCATCATGGCCGGCGTGCTGCAGGTGCTGCTCGGCGCGCTGCGGCTCGGGCGGTTCATCGCCTACACGCCGTACTCGGTGATCTCGGGGTTCATGTCGGGCGTCGGCATCATCATCATCCTGAGCCAGACCCTGCCCTTCGGGGGCAGCGCCGTCGTCGAGGGCGGGTCGCTGGGGGCGATCCGCGCCTGGCCCGACCTGCTCGACGGCCTCAACCTCCAGGCCGTCGTCATCGGCGCCGTGACCCTGGCCGTCAGCATCATCTGGCCGACCCGCCTGCGGCGCTGGCTTCCGGCGACCCTCGCGGCGCTCATCGCCGGCACGCTGCTGAGCGTCGCCTGGGGAGGCGACACGCCGATCATCGGCGACGTGCCCCAGGGCTTCCCCACCATCGCCCTGCCGGCGTTCTCGGTGGACCTGCTGGGGCGGGCGGTGCAGCCGGCGATCACCCTGGCGCTGCTGGGCTCCATCAACACGCTGCTCACCTCGCTGATGGCCGACTCGATGACCCGCACCCAGCACGACTCGGACCGCGAGCTCATCGGCCAGGGCATCGGCAATGTGGTCACCGGCTTCATCGCCGGCATGCCGAGCGCGGGGATCACCGTGCTGACCGGGGCGAACATCCGGGCCGGCGCCCGGACCCGGGTCTCGGCGGTGCTGTGCGCGGGGATCCTGCTGGCCATCCTGCTGGGGCTCGGGCGGTTCCTGGAGGTGATCCCCCACGCCGCCCTCGCCGCCATCCTGATGCGGATCAGCTGGGACATCATCGACTGGCGCTTCCTGACCCGCATCCGCCAGATCCAGCGCGAGCACCTCGCCGTCATGGTTGCGACGCTGGCGCTGACGGTGTTCGTGGATCTGCTGACCGCCGTGGCGGTGGGCCTGGTCGTGGCCGGGATGGTGGGGGCGCGCCGCTTCGAGCTGTTCCAGATGGACCGGGTTGTCTCGGTGCCGCTGCTGGACCAGACCTTCCTCTATGCCGACGTGGACATCTTCGACCTCGACGACGACGTGGACATGTTCGCGGCACGCACCGGCATGGTGGGGCTGAAGGGCAACTTCACCGTGGCCTCCTCCCGGAGGCTGATCAAGGCCCTCAGCCAGGACATCGGCGAGCACGAGGTCGTGATCCTGGACTTCTCCGAGACCCAGTACATCGATGACAGCGCCGCGCTGGTCGTGGAGCAGATGATCGACGTGGCCCGCGCCACCGACACCGAGTGCATCGTGATGGGCCTGCACGGCCCGCCGGCGGAGACCCTCCGGTCGCTCAACGTGCTGCGGCACATCCCCGCCGGCCACATCGTGGAGGACCTCGACGGCGCCCGCGAGGTCGCCAAGCGCCTGCTGGACGCCTAA
- a CDS encoding SulP family inorganic anion transporter: protein MRGNYNVEALRGDVFGGLISAVVGLPLALAFGVASGLGAIAGLYGAVALGFFAAVFGGTRTLIAGPTGPMAVAFVAIVTHHADNLSEVFTVVVMAGLIQILLGVLRIGRFVSYTPHSVISGFMSGIGLILILMQTLPMLGAPVASGGAPGAVRAWRGAIGDFNAGALAVGAITLVVGAAWPARLRAFLPPAVAALVAGTLASVLWPTDMPVIGDVPGGVPELALPALSADLVARSVAPALTLALLSSIDSLLTSLIADAMTRTRHKPNRELIGQGIGNTVCGFIGGLPGAGATPNTVVNIRAGARSPVAGALCAAILFGVVLGLGRYAAVIPHAVLAGILMKVGWDIIDWRFIRRLTHVQREHLLVMLLTLGLTVFLDVVTAVAIGLIAAGMAGARQFERLQLDSVVSVPLLDRTFLGDTGEEDPFAARVGLVALKGSFTVASSNMIIDRIGAEIGDHEVVILDFSETVHMDDSAAHMVGQMVDIARDEETACIVMGLAGAPATTMEGLDVLAHIPADQIVEDLDEAREAARRLIGA, encoded by the coding sequence ATGAGGGGGAACTACAACGTCGAAGCCCTTCGGGGCGACGTCTTCGGCGGCCTCATCTCCGCCGTCGTCGGGCTTCCCCTGGCACTGGCGTTCGGGGTTGCGTCGGGTCTCGGGGCGATCGCCGGGTTGTACGGGGCGGTGGCACTGGGATTCTTCGCCGCCGTCTTCGGAGGGACCCGAACCCTCATAGCCGGCCCCACCGGCCCGATGGCCGTGGCGTTCGTGGCGATCGTCACCCACCACGCCGACAACCTCTCCGAAGTGTTCACCGTCGTCGTCATGGCGGGGCTCATCCAGATCCTGCTCGGCGTGCTACGGATCGGCCGGTTCGTCTCCTACACGCCGCACTCGGTGATCTCGGGATTCATGTCCGGGATCGGGCTGATCCTCATCCTCATGCAGACCCTGCCGATGTTGGGGGCGCCCGTCGCCTCCGGCGGTGCGCCGGGGGCCGTCCGTGCGTGGCGCGGAGCGATCGGCGACTTCAACGCCGGCGCATTGGCGGTTGGCGCCATCACCCTGGTGGTCGGCGCGGCCTGGCCCGCCCGGCTGCGTGCCTTCCTGCCGCCCGCGGTGGCGGCGCTGGTCGCCGGGACACTCGCCAGCGTGCTGTGGCCGACCGACATGCCGGTCATCGGCGACGTGCCGGGCGGCGTGCCGGAACTGGCCCTGCCGGCCCTGTCGGCGGATCTCGTGGCACGTTCGGTGGCGCCCGCCCTCACCCTGGCGCTGCTCAGTTCGATCGACAGCCTGCTCACGTCGCTCATCGCCGACGCCATGACGCGCACCCGCCACAAGCCCAACCGGGAGCTGATCGGTCAGGGCATCGGCAACACCGTCTGCGGGTTCATCGGCGGGCTGCCCGGGGCAGGAGCCACGCCCAACACCGTGGTGAACATCCGGGCCGGCGCGCGGTCCCCGGTCGCGGGCGCGCTGTGCGCGGCGATCCTGTTCGGGGTCGTCCTCGGGCTCGGGCGCTACGCGGCAGTGATCCCGCACGCCGTCCTGGCCGGGATCCTGATGAAGGTCGGCTGGGACATCATCGACTGGCGCTTCATCCGGCGCCTTACCCACGTCCAGAGGGAACACCTGCTGGTGATGCTGCTGACCCTCGGCCTGACCGTCTTCCTGGATGTGGTCACCGCCGTGGCAATCGGCCTGATCGCGGCGGGAATGGCAGGCGCCCGGCAGTTCGAGCGCCTGCAACTGGACAGCGTTGTCTCGGTGCCGCTGCTGGACCGGACCTTCCTCGGCGACACCGGCGAGGAGGACCCGTTCGCGGCTCGCGTCGGCCTGGTGGCCCTCAAGGGAAGCTTCACCGTCGCCTCCTCCAACATGATCATCGACAGGATCGGCGCGGAGATCGGCGACCACGAGGTCGTCATCCTGGACTTCTCCGAGACGGTCCACATGGACGACAGCGCCGCCCACATGGTCGGGCAGATGGTCGACATCGCCCGCGACGAGGAGACCGCCTGCATCGTCATGGGCCTCGCCGGGGCGCCCGCCACGACGATGGAGGGGCTCGACGTGCTGGCGCACATCCCGGCCGACCAGATCGTCGAGGACCTCGACGAGGCCCGAGAAGCGGCACGACGGCTGATCGGCGCCTGA
- a CDS encoding ammonium transporter, whose protein sequence is MIDVSAQFILNSFAFLIWGVLVMWMAAGFAMLEAGSVRTKNASMICLKNIGIFSIAGIAYYLIGYNIMYVDVGDAVGSFRFLYESSASEVALLGGDEGAVGSVVDNGYSVMSDWYFQMVFVAAAASIVSGAIAERIKMWSFFAFTLILTAFIYPIVGSWTWGGGWLAERGFVDFAGSTIVHSTGGWAALAGVMIIGPRLGKFRPDGTARPTPPSNVLIVTLGVFILWMGWFAFNGGSVLALGSAADAVSMSVVLVNTNLAAAAGVVSALAVSKRLLGRMDLIAGLNGAIAGLVSITAAPYITEHWWAIVIGAIGGILCTAGIKALEMMRLDDVVGAIPAHLICGIWGTIAACIAGGASFGTQLLGVVTIGAFSFTASFVVWKLIDMTIGLRVSRKVEQLGQDVGELGIEAYPEFVVVPEEIFNDDE, encoded by the coding sequence GTGATCGACGTCTCAGCCCAGTTCATCCTCAACTCCTTCGCATTCCTCATCTGGGGGGTGCTGGTGATGTGGATGGCGGCGGGGTTCGCCATGCTCGAGGCGGGCTCGGTGCGCACCAAGAACGCATCGATGATCTGCCTGAAGAACATCGGGATCTTCTCCATCGCCGGCATCGCCTACTACCTCATCGGCTACAACATCATGTACGTCGACGTGGGCGACGCCGTCGGCTCCTTCCGGTTCCTGTACGAGTCGTCGGCTAGCGAGGTTGCGCTGCTCGGCGGTGACGAGGGCGCCGTCGGGTCGGTGGTCGACAACGGCTACTCGGTCATGTCGGACTGGTACTTCCAGATGGTCTTCGTGGCGGCGGCGGCCTCGATCGTGTCCGGGGCCATCGCCGAGCGCATCAAGATGTGGTCCTTCTTCGCGTTCACGCTGATCCTCACCGCCTTCATCTACCCGATCGTCGGCTCCTGGACCTGGGGCGGCGGCTGGCTGGCCGAGCGGGGGTTCGTGGACTTCGCCGGCTCCACCATCGTCCACAGCACCGGCGGCTGGGCGGCGCTGGCGGGCGTCATGATCATCGGCCCGAGGCTCGGCAAGTTCCGCCCCGACGGCACGGCCCGGCCCACGCCACCCTCCAACGTGCTGATCGTCACTCTCGGCGTGTTCATCCTCTGGATGGGCTGGTTCGCCTTCAACGGCGGGTCCGTGCTGGCTCTGGGCAGCGCGGCCGACGCCGTGAGCATGAGCGTCGTGCTGGTCAACACCAACCTGGCGGCTGCCGCCGGCGTCGTGTCGGCGCTCGCCGTCTCCAAGAGGCTGCTGGGACGCATGGACCTCATCGCCGGCCTCAACGGCGCCATCGCCGGCCTGGTGTCCATCACCGCCGCGCCCTACATCACCGAGCACTGGTGGGCGATCGTCATCGGCGCAATCGGCGGCATCCTCTGCACGGCCGGCATCAAGGCGCTCGAGATGATGAGGCTGGACGACGTGGTCGGGGCCATCCCCGCCCACCTGATCTGCGGCATCTGGGGAACCATCGCCGCCTGCATCGCCGGCGGCGCAAGCTTCGGCACGCAGCTTCTGGGCGTCGTGACCATCGGCGCCTTCTCGTTCACCGCCTCCTTCGTCGTGTGGAAGCTGATCGACATGACGATCGGCCTGCGGGTCTCCAGGAAGGTGGAGCAGCTCGGCCAGGACGTCGGCGAGCTCGGCATCGAGGCCTACCCCGAGTTCGTGGTCGTCCCCGAGGAGATCTTCAACGACGACGAGTAG
- a CDS encoding electron transfer flavoprotein subunit alpha/FixB family protein — translation MGVGTVWVHVEPAPGGVASISQELLAAARRFGERVEAVCAGGDPDAVSAAAGEHGASALRYLERPDEALVGPLLATSLAEAVAAAEDPPAVILAATTYDGRDVAGRLSARLDTPVVTNVTELAVSDGALIGIEPVFGGTTNVHTRFAGAGGPQIFLIRPKSFQAEPTGGPPAQLVDLPAADCGAAGAAVVIGSQAEQSTGPKLDEAAVVVSGGRGLGEAGKYEMIEQLAGLLGGAAGASRAIVDAGWVPYSQQVGQTGKVVKPDVYIACGISGATQHLVGMKNSRNIVAVNKDAEAPIFGVADLGIVGDVHQVLPRLIEALQARG, via the coding sequence ATGGGTGTCGGAACCGTCTGGGTGCACGTCGAGCCCGCCCCCGGTGGCGTGGCGTCGATCTCCCAGGAGCTGCTGGCGGCGGCGCGCCGCTTCGGTGAGCGCGTCGAGGCGGTCTGCGCCGGCGGCGACCCCGACGCGGTGAGCGCCGCGGCGGGCGAGCACGGCGCCTCCGCCCTGCGCTATCTCGAGCGTCCCGACGAGGCCCTGGTCGGCCCGCTGCTGGCGACCTCGCTGGCGGAGGCTGTGGCCGCAGCCGAGGACCCGCCGGCGGTGATCCTGGCGGCCACCACCTACGACGGGCGCGACGTGGCCGGCCGTCTCTCGGCCCGCCTGGACACCCCGGTGGTCACCAACGTCACCGAACTGGCGGTCAGCGACGGCGCCCTGATCGGCATCGAGCCCGTCTTCGGTGGCACCACCAACGTGCACACCCGCTTCGCCGGCGCCGGCGGCCCGCAGATCTTCCTCATCCGCCCCAAGTCGTTCCAGGCCGAGCCGACCGGCGGGCCGCCGGCGCAGCTGGTGGACCTGCCGGCCGCCGACTGCGGCGCCGCCGGCGCCGCAGTCGTCATCGGCAGCCAGGCCGAGCAGTCCACGGGACCCAAGCTGGACGAGGCGGCCGTGGTGGTCTCGGGCGGCCGTGGCCTCGGCGAGGCCGGCAAGTACGAGATGATCGAGCAGCTCGCCGGCCTGCTGGGCGGCGCCGCGGGGGCCTCCCGCGCCATCGTCGACGCCGGCTGGGTTCCCTACTCCCAGCAGGTGGGCCAGACCGGCAAGGTGGTCAAGCCCGACGTCTACATCGCCTGCGGCATCTCCGGCGCCACCCAGCACCTCGTGGGGATGAAGAACTCCCGCAACATCGTCGCCGTCAACAAGGACGCCGAGGCCCCCATCTTCGGGGTGGCCGACCTCGGCATCGTCGGCGACGTCCACCAGGTGCTGCCCCGCCTCATCGAAGCCCTGCAGGCCCGCGGCTGA